A segment of the Robbsia sp. KACC 23696 genome:
TCTTCGCCGCATTTGCCTTCGCCTGCGCGACTGCCTCCGGTCCCACCACCGGGGCGCTCGGCGCCTCGGCCAGGGCCCGCTGCAGACGGCCGAGATAATCGGCTTCGAGGCCCGGATCGTTCGGACGGCTCGTCCATTGCGTCGAGTCGTTGGTCGAGCCGCTCAGCACCTCATGCAGCCCTTGCTGGCTGATGAAAACGTAGATGGCGCCGTCCGGCCCCGCCTGCAATCGCGTGCGATAGCGATTGCGCTCGGCGCTGACGTAGGCGTTGTCCACAGCCATCGACAACGTATTGCGGATGATGCCCTGGTCCAGCTTTGCACGGCTCTGTTGCCAGTCCGTCTGCATGATGCCGCGCGATTCGGTGTCTTCGGTCAGGAAGAAACCTTGCTCCTGCCAGAACACGCGCAAACGTGCCCATAACTGGTCGCGAGAGAAGCGCGAGCCCGAAACCACCAACCAGCGCTGGCTGCCGTCGCCCTGCAGCGCGAGGCCCGGGGTCGACGGCAGCACGGTCGTGGTGCTGGCCAGCGTGCCGGTGCTGGTGTGGTAATCGGCCAAGGAGGCGTCGCCGCCTCCGGCCGCATCGGCACGCGTACGCGCATCGGTCATCAAATCGGGCGGTGCGGCAAGCGACGGAGCCGTCGACTTCTTCGCCGACCGGCTGCTGCTTTGATAGTCGATCGCCTGCGGGTCGGGCGAACTGCACGCCGCCAGATAGCCGGTGGCGACGACAGCGAAGCCCGCCACGAGCACACTTTTACGGAGCGGCGTCGAAAGAGACGGCTTGCGTTCGGCAGCGATGGATGACGACGGGAACGACTGGGATGACACTGACTGACGTTTCATGGAATCCTTTTGCTGGCGCCACGGCCTGTTTCCGCGGGATCAGCCGGGCATTTTACCGCTGTCGCCCCTCTCAGTGCCAAAAACTTCGGAAATCGAGACCTCGGACCCATTAAATCGCGTTACCAGAGGTTTCATCGGCACCGCCGCCGGCCATGCCGGTCCCTCTGGGCCGCCCGATTTCGGGAAGAACGTCCTCCTCCGGGACCAGCGGCGACATGGCCGGCGGCGTCGGGGCGGCGCCGTGTGACGGGATGAACACCGGATCCAGCGATACGACCCTTGTGCGTGCGCCCTGCTGCGAGCCGCCGGCCAGGTCCACATCGAATTGCAGGCAATAGGTGCCCAGCCAGCGGACCGAGGCATTGAAGCGCGCATAGCCGATCAGATCGTCCTGGGCGAATGCAGCCAGCCCCTCGGGCGTCAAGGCGAGAAACGTATTTAATGGCGCCTCGTAACGGGCCGCCGCATTGCGCGGTGCCGTGATCAGCAAGCCCGGCGCCCCATCGATCGTCCGGGCCCCGGCATAGCGGAGCTTGGGCCATCCCAATAGCAGCAGGCCGGACAGATCGGATGCCCAACCGTCGGTAAATAGTGCGGCATCACGCCGCTCCTTATGTCCCACCATGATTCGCCCCCGTCCCGCATCCCACCGATAGCGACATTGCCATGCGCCAAAAGTGTCATGTCAAGCATTCGCGCCGGAAGGCGCGCTGCGACGCACCGGTAAATAGCATCGATGCACCAGATAGAGACGTGGCGCGCGGGCGCGTGACGGGGCTGGGCCGCCATGCACCGAAGCATGCGGCACGGCGGCGGCGTGACGCGCGGCGCGGCAACCACGTCGAATCGATAAGTGCGGAACAAAGCACGGTGAATACCCTCGCGATGCCACCTCGACAGCCGCCATCGGGAAAATTATCGCCATTCCGGTGGGCCGGAGCCTCGCATGCGCACAAAGCTTGCTTTATCATCCCCACCGGCCAAGCGTCGCGGAACACGGCTAGCGAGACGGACTCCGTCCGGTGAAGCCGCCGCACGCGAGAGATCCCACGGTCTGGACTTCGGACCGCCAGGAGACCGACAAAATGACCGAATTGCGCACCGAGCCCGAGGCCCCGATGGGCCCCAAATCGGACCGCCAAACGAACGACACGCCCGCTGCCGCTGCGGTGGCGGACGTGCAGGATCCGCACGATATGTATGAAGGACACGAAAGCGCTCTAATCGACGACGCCCCGCTGACGCCACGCCCTCATATCGACGACGATGGCCGGCGCCGCACCGTGCGCTACGGCAACTTGACCTTGTTCAGCGCCTTCGAGCCGATTTTCAGCGTCTCGCATATGCGCGCTGCCGGTTATGAGGCGAAGCTGCGCGCGCACGATGAATTGAATCAAAGCGTCTCACCGCTGTCCGTCTTCAGCCAAGCGGCCCGCCTCGGGGATCTGCTGGAGCTGGATCGCTTGAGCCAATCCCTGCACCTGGCCAATTTCCGCGGACTGCGACAAGATCATGGCTGGCTGTTTCTGAACATCCACCCCGCCGCGATTGCCGATTTCCGGCACGGCGCGGCACTGATCGACGAACTGCGTCGCCTCGAAATTTCGCCGCAACGCATCGTTTTGCAGGTTCTGGAACAACCGAACACCGACCCCCGACGCGTGCTGGAGGCCGTTCAGCTGTTCCGCCGGCATGGCTTCCTGATCGCCCTTGACGACTTCGGCGCCGGCCATTCGAATATCGACCGGGTATGGAAGGTCCAACCCGATATCGTCAAGTTGGATCGGAGCATGATGTTCCAGGCCACGCAGCAGGCCCATGTCGCGCGGATTCTCCCGGGGCTGGTTTCCCTGCTGCACGAGTCGGGACGCCTGGTTCTGGTCGAAGGCATTGCCAGCGAGCAGGAGGCTTTGATCGCCATCGAGGCGAATGTCGACTTCGTTCAGGGCCACTATTTCGCCCGCCCCAGCGTCAGTCCGGCCGATGCCAACGCCAGCTATCAGTGCTTCGACACGTTGATCGATCACTATCGCGATCGCGTGGAAGCCCGGGAGCGAGACGACACGGCAGCGCTGGCACCTTATGTGGAGGCCGTGGCGGTGGCGGCGAAACTGCTAGCCAGTGGCGTCGCGCTCGAGCAGGCTTGCAATGCTTACCTGCAGCTACCCGATGCGGCCCGCTGCTTCGTGCTGGACGAGCGTGGCCGGCAATGCGGCGACAATCTGCTGCCCCCCCGGCCGCTACGCCCTCGCGCACGGCGCTTCATGCCCCTGATGAATTCCGAAGGCGCGCGCTGGGATCGGCGCCCGTATTTCCGACGCGCGATCGCCGATTCCGGCGAGGTACAGACCACCCGCCCCTATCTATCTATCAACGAGGCGCATCTGTGCGTGACCGTCTCGGTGGCGTATCGCAGCGCGGACGGGATGCGCGTCCTGTGCGCGGACGTCGATTGGACGCGGCACGATCGCTCGACCTACGCACCGCGTGGGATGTGAGCGGCTGAGTCGTGTCGGCCTTGTTGGCCGTATCGAGAATGTCGACGATGTCGGCCAGCTCGGCCGGCGCTGCGGCGCCGGCTTTACATCGAGCCGCGCGCGACGGCGTCAGCCGCTCGGTCTTTGCATGCCGATGCGCCGCGTTCGGCGATCAGCACACGCGCCAACTGCCGCGCCAGCGTCTCCTGCGACACCGCCACGACGCGCGTCCCCTCATTGAATAGAGACAGCGCATTGTTACGCGCCTCCACCCGCGTCACGATATCGGAAGCGATGACGATCACGCCGCGGCATGCGCGCTGCCATGCAGCACGATGCCGACTCAGCCAGGCCGCGTAAGGCCGCCATGCGCCGAGATCCGCCCCATCTCGCAAGCCGCCGTGCAGCAGCAGCACGAAAGGCTCGCCTTTCTCGCACAGCAGTGCCATCGCGGCGGCCCATCGGAACGCGTCACCGGCCCGCGCATCGGCCGGCGTCCAATGCACGAGCGGCGCGACTGCGGCGGAGAGCGAGGGCAAGGCCTTGCGGCGCGCCCGACGCGAGACGACCGGCACTGCCATCCCGTTATCTTCGTGGGCAGCGGTGGCGCCGCCGTTGATCGGCGTCGTCGCCAGGGCCGCTCCACCGGGCAATAAATGCAATGCAGGTCTAGCGCGTTGGGCTTCCACCATGATCGGTCTCGCAAAACATCGGATAAAGCACAATCTTAATTGATAACGATTCTTATTATCAATTGAATTTGCCTATTATTGTCTCGACCCGACAGCGAGCCCTCATCGGAGCAGGTACAGCGATTGCTATGCCAGCATTTATCGGAATGCGGCAGCGACGTCATGCTTGTCGAGGGGATGTCGACGCGGTTCCGGTGGTGTGCAAATCGACCATAAAGATCACAACTAACGACAAGGAGCGCGCCATGTTGGGCACCATTCTTCTGATTATTCTGATTCTCCTTCTGATCGGCGCCGTGCCGACCTGGCCGCACAGCCGGTCGTGGGGCTACCGTCCTTCGGGCTTCGTCGGGATCATCGTCATCATCGTCATTATTTTGCTACTGACCGGGCATATTTGACCTAAGCCGCAATGGCGCAGCCTTGGGGCTGC
Coding sequences within it:
- the bamC gene encoding outer membrane protein assembly factor BamC; the encoded protein is MKRQSVSSQSFPSSSIAAERKPSLSTPLRKSVLVAGFAVVATGYLAACSSPDPQAIDYQSSSRSAKKSTAPSLAAPPDLMTDARTRADAAGGGDASLADYHTSTGTLASTTTVLPSTPGLALQGDGSQRWLVVSGSRFSRDQLWARLRVFWQEQGFFLTEDTESRGIMQTDWQQSRAKLDQGIIRNTLSMAVDNAYVSAERNRYRTRLQAGPDGAIYVFISQQGLHEVLSGSTNDSTQWTSRPNDPGLEADYLGRLQRALAEAPSAPVVGPEAVAQAKANAAKKNAPPPMPVLDEPAPTSNAQTTLPAGVTPAEQGALDLSEDYDHTWARVGQALDRGNFTVDTRDKARGVYEIRYADPNDLGTAAQGFWNQVFHGKKEKVATPYHINVKALTENQTRVAIVDNNGQVLATPLTQRIMRLLVGNM
- a CDS encoding EAL domain-containing protein; the protein is MYEGHESALIDDAPLTPRPHIDDDGRRRTVRYGNLTLFSAFEPIFSVSHMRAAGYEAKLRAHDELNQSVSPLSVFSQAARLGDLLELDRLSQSLHLANFRGLRQDHGWLFLNIHPAAIADFRHGAALIDELRRLEISPQRIVLQVLEQPNTDPRRVLEAVQLFRRHGFLIALDDFGAGHSNIDRVWKVQPDIVKLDRSMMFQATQQAHVARILPGLVSLLHESGRLVLVEGIASEQEALIAIEANVDFVQGHYFARPSVSPADANASYQCFDTLIDHYRDRVEARERDDTAALAPYVEAVAVAAKLLASGVALEQACNAYLQLPDAARCFVLDERGRQCGDNLLPPRPLRPRARRFMPLMNSEGARWDRRPYFRRAIADSGEVQTTRPYLSINEAHLCVTVSVAYRSADGMRVLCADVDWTRHDRSTYAPRGM
- a CDS encoding DUF3309 family protein, which produces MLGTILLIILILLLIGAVPTWPHSRSWGYRPSGFVGIIVIIVIILLLTGHI